From a single Nocardioides panacis genomic region:
- the dapF gene encoding diaminopimelate epimerase — protein MTSAFGFLKGHGTENDFVLLPDADGSVHGDLAPDVVARLCDRRAGIGGDGVLRAIRTAAYDDPAAVAARSEAEWFMDYRNSDGSVSEMCGNGVRVFGRYLVEHEGVDPHRPLKVGTRAGTRTLTFGRDLVSVDMGQPVVHGETKVSVGERSWPALHVSMGNPHAVAFVDDLTDAGHLLDPPGHDAEEFPDGVNVEFVVRRGRRHVAMRVHERGSGETRSCGTGACAVMVAAALADGTAPGKRYRVDVPGGRLEVTWTEQGRVELTGPAVLVARGEWIAK, from the coding sequence GTGACCAGCGCGTTCGGGTTCCTCAAGGGGCACGGCACCGAGAACGACTTCGTGCTGCTCCCCGACGCCGACGGCTCGGTGCACGGCGACCTCGCCCCGGACGTCGTCGCCCGGCTGTGCGACCGGCGGGCCGGGATCGGCGGCGACGGCGTCCTGCGGGCGATCCGCACCGCGGCGTACGACGACCCGGCGGCCGTCGCGGCCCGCAGCGAGGCCGAGTGGTTCATGGACTACCGCAACTCCGACGGCTCGGTCTCGGAGATGTGCGGCAACGGGGTGCGGGTGTTCGGCCGCTACCTCGTCGAGCACGAGGGCGTCGACCCGCACCGGCCGCTGAAGGTCGGCACCCGGGCCGGCACCCGCACGCTCACCTTCGGCCGCGACCTGGTCAGCGTCGACATGGGGCAGCCCGTCGTGCACGGCGAGACCAAGGTGTCGGTGGGGGAGCGGTCCTGGCCGGCGCTGCACGTGTCGATGGGCAACCCGCACGCCGTCGCGTTCGTCGACGACCTCACCGACGCGGGCCACCTGCTCGACCCGCCCGGGCACGACGCCGAGGAGTTCCCCGACGGCGTGAACGTCGAGTTCGTCGTACGACGGGGCCGGCGGCACGTCGCGATGCGGGTGCACGAGCGCGGCTCGGGGGAGACCCGGTCCTGCGGCACCGGCGCCTGCGCGGTGATGGTCGCGGCGGCGCTCGCCGACGGGACCGCCCCGGGCAAGCGGTACCGCGTCGACGTGCCCGGCGGACGGCTCGAGGTGACCTGGACCGAGCAGGGCCGCGTCGAGCTGACCGGGCCGGCCGTGCTGGTCGCCCGGGGCGAGTGGATCGCAAAATGA
- a CDS encoding DinB family protein — MSYDFGDRPRPPFVGDEREVLDGWLDFHRATLLMKCEGLTLEQLKVRPLRTSRLTLLGLVRHLTEVERGWFLPFLGEPVTELYCTEADPDGDFHGVPHADAEADLARYGETVDTISDRLRRHRLDEVEEDGGTSYNLRWIFTHMVEEYARHNGHADLLREAIDGTRGE, encoded by the coding sequence GTGTCCTACGACTTCGGCGACCGGCCGCGGCCGCCGTTCGTCGGGGACGAGCGGGAGGTGCTCGACGGGTGGCTCGACTTCCACCGGGCCACCCTGCTGATGAAGTGCGAGGGGCTGACCCTCGAGCAGCTCAAGGTCCGCCCGCTGCGGACCTCGAGGCTGACCCTGCTCGGCCTGGTGCGGCACCTCACCGAGGTCGAGCGGGGCTGGTTCCTGCCGTTCCTGGGCGAGCCGGTCACCGAGCTCTACTGCACCGAGGCCGACCCCGACGGGGACTTCCACGGCGTGCCGCACGCCGACGCCGAGGCCGACCTGGCCCGCTACGGCGAGACCGTCGACACGATCAGCGACCGGCTCCGCCGGCACCGCCTCGACGAGGTCGAGGAGGACGGCGGCACGTCCTACAACCTGCGCTGGATCTTCACCCACATGGTCGAGGAGTACGCCCGCCACAACGGGCACGCCGACCTGCTGCGCGAGGCCATCGACGGCACCCGCGGCGAATAG
- the hflX gene encoding GTPase HflX produces the protein MTSAHEFDAHTPDPVTPIDERDDINLDDALAETDDWESPDGPDPEESTGSYDLAERHALRRVAGLSTELEDISEVEYRQLRLERVVLVGVWTDGTVEDAENSMAELALLAETAGSEVLDAFYQRRQSPDPATYIGRGKVDGLKEIVQATGADTVILDGELAPSQLRNLEDRVKVKVVDRTALILDIFAQHAKSREGQAQVELAQLNYMKQRLRGWGGNLSRQAGGRVGSQGGGIGGRGPGETKIETDRRRINTKIAKLRNELKHMRVTRDTKRSDRQRHQIPSVAIAGYTNAGKSSLLNRLTDAGVLVEDSLFATLDPTTRKTTTSDGRIYTMSDTVGFVRHLPHQLIEAFRSTLEEVADSDLVLHVVDGSHPDPEGQLAAVREVFAEIGADKVPELVVINKADAADPILISRLKGREPHSVVVSAKTGEGIADVLRAVEADLPHPGVAFDALLPYERGDLLNRIHVSGEVESVEHTGDGSRVRGRVHADLAGELEPYLVKA, from the coding sequence ATGACTAGCGCACACGAATTCGACGCCCACACGCCCGACCCCGTCACGCCCATCGACGAGCGGGACGACATCAACCTCGACGACGCCCTCGCGGAGACCGACGACTGGGAGAGCCCGGACGGACCGGACCCCGAGGAGAGCACCGGGTCCTACGACCTCGCGGAGCGGCACGCCCTGCGCCGGGTCGCCGGGCTGTCCACCGAGCTGGAGGACATCTCCGAGGTCGAGTACCGCCAGCTGCGGCTGGAGCGGGTCGTCCTGGTGGGGGTCTGGACCGACGGCACCGTGGAGGACGCCGAGAACTCGATGGCCGAGCTCGCCCTGCTCGCCGAGACGGCCGGCTCCGAGGTGCTCGACGCGTTCTACCAGCGCCGGCAGAGCCCGGACCCCGCGACGTACATCGGGCGCGGCAAGGTGGACGGCCTCAAGGAGATCGTCCAGGCCACCGGCGCGGACACCGTGATCCTCGACGGCGAGCTCGCGCCCAGCCAGCTCAGGAACCTCGAGGACCGGGTCAAGGTCAAGGTGGTGGACCGGACCGCGCTGATCCTCGACATCTTCGCCCAGCACGCCAAGTCCCGCGAGGGCCAGGCCCAGGTCGAGCTCGCCCAGCTCAACTACATGAAGCAGCGGCTGCGCGGCTGGGGCGGCAACCTGTCCCGCCAGGCCGGTGGCCGGGTGGGCTCGCAGGGCGGCGGCATCGGTGGCCGTGGCCCCGGTGAGACCAAGATCGAGACCGACCGGCGCCGGATCAACACCAAGATCGCCAAGCTCCGCAACGAGCTCAAGCACATGCGGGTCACCCGGGACACCAAGCGCTCGGACCGGCAGCGGCACCAGATCCCCTCGGTCGCGATCGCCGGCTACACCAACGCCGGCAAGTCCTCGCTGCTCAACCGGCTCACCGACGCCGGCGTGCTGGTCGAGGACTCGCTGTTCGCGACCCTGGACCCGACCACCCGCAAGACCACCACCTCCGACGGCCGGATCTACACGATGTCCGACACCGTGGGGTTCGTCCGGCACCTGCCCCACCAGCTGATCGAGGCGTTCCGCTCCACGCTGGAGGAGGTGGCCGACTCCGACCTGGTGCTGCACGTCGTCGACGGCTCCCACCCGGACCCGGAGGGCCAGCTGGCCGCGGTGCGCGAGGTGTTCGCCGAGATCGGCGCCGACAAGGTGCCCGAGCTCGTGGTGATCAACAAGGCCGACGCCGCCGACCCGATCCTGATCTCCCGCCTCAAGGGCCGCGAGCCGCACTCGGTGGTGGTCTCCGCCAAGACCGGCGAGGGCATCGCCGACGTGCTGCGGGCGGTCGAGGCCGACCTGCCGCACCCCGGCGTCGCCTTCGACGCGCTGCTGCCCTACGAGCGCGGCGACCTGCTGAACCGGATCCACGTCAGCGGCGAGGTCGAGTCCGTCGAGCACACCGGGGACGGCTCGCGGGTGCGCGGCCGGGTGCACGCCGACCTGGCCGGGGAGCTCGAGCCCTACCTGGTCAAGGCGTAG
- a CDS encoding SRPBCC family protein — MSEPSTYTVQRSTTVHAPAAQVEEQIVDFHRWTAWSPWEGVDPQMARSYTGPAQGAGAVYEWTGNRKAGAGRMQITDVAPGSRVEIDLRFLKPFKSHSTTVFSLEPLDDGSTTVTWTMTGPRTLAVKAMGLFTSMDKLVGGDFEKGLARLKDVAERPGG; from the coding sequence ATGAGCGAGCCCAGCACCTACACCGTCCAGCGGTCCACGACCGTGCACGCCCCCGCCGCGCAGGTGGAGGAGCAGATCGTGGACTTCCACCGGTGGACCGCGTGGTCGCCGTGGGAGGGCGTCGACCCGCAGATGGCGCGCTCCTACACCGGCCCGGCCCAGGGCGCCGGTGCGGTCTACGAGTGGACCGGCAACCGCAAGGCCGGCGCCGGCCGGATGCAGATCACCGACGTCGCACCGGGCTCGCGGGTGGAGATCGACCTGCGCTTCCTCAAGCCGTTCAAGTCGCACAGCACCACGGTGTTCTCGCTGGAGCCGCTGGACGACGGCAGCACCACGGTGACCTGGACGATGACCGGCCCGCGGACCCTCGCGGTCAAGGCGATGGGGCTGTTCACCAGCATGGACAAGCTGGTCGGCGGGGACTTCGAGAAGGGTCTGGCCCGGCTCAAGGACGTCGCGGAGCGGCCGGGCGGCTAG
- a CDS encoding 2Fe-2S iron-sulfur cluster-binding protein, protein MHESTLTLTVDGVSRTVTVDTRTTLLDTLRDRLGVTSPKKGCDHGQCGACTVLLDGRRTLSCLRLAVAEHGADVVTSAGLRVGDDLHPVQQAFIDHDGLQCGYCTPGQICSAVGMLEEARAGHPSHVTEDLEAGLDGGAELTDEEIRERMSGNLCRCGAYPHIVAAIAEVAR, encoded by the coding sequence GTGCACGAATCCACTCTCACGCTGACCGTCGACGGGGTCTCCCGCACGGTCACCGTGGACACCCGGACCACGCTCCTCGACACCCTGCGGGACCGGCTGGGGGTGACCTCCCCCAAGAAGGGCTGCGACCACGGCCAGTGCGGTGCCTGCACGGTGCTGCTCGACGGCCGTCGCACGCTGAGCTGCCTGCGCCTCGCGGTCGCCGAGCACGGCGCCGACGTGGTCACCTCGGCCGGCCTGCGGGTCGGTGACGACCTGCACCCGGTGCAGCAGGCGTTCATCGACCACGACGGGCTGCAGTGCGGCTACTGCACCCCGGGCCAGATCTGCTCGGCCGTCGGCATGCTCGAGGAGGCCCGCGCCGGCCACCCGAGCCACGTCACCGAGGACCTCGAGGCCGGTCTCGACGGGGGAGCCGAGCTCACCGACGAGGAGATCCGGGAGCGGATGAGCGGCAACCTGTGCCGGTGCGGCGCCTACCCCCACATCGTCGCGGCGATCGCGGAGGTGGCCCGGTGA
- a CDS encoding FAD binding domain-containing protein, translating to MKPFTYEQVLDPAEAVARVTGSPEAVYVAGGTNLVDHLKLGVATPDVLVDVSRLPLDEVEGLEDGGLRIGAAVRNADLAAHAAVRRGYPVLAQALLAGASGQIRNVATTGGNLLQRTRCVYFQDVTTPCNKREPGSGCPAREGFQRSAAVLGASEHCVATHPSDMAVALAALDAVVVVLGTDGERRVPMSDFHRLPGDRPELDTTLAQGELVTAVELPALPDASRSAYRKVRDRASYAFALVSVAAVLDASGGTVHDVRIALGGVAHKPWRASVAEERLRGGPATEEAFRAAAEAELAAAVPLDGNAFKVPMAVNTITATLRNLAGGSR from the coding sequence GTGAAGCCGTTCACCTACGAGCAGGTCCTCGACCCCGCCGAGGCGGTGGCCCGGGTGACCGGCAGCCCCGAGGCGGTGTACGTCGCGGGCGGCACCAACCTGGTAGACCACCTCAAGCTCGGCGTGGCCACCCCCGACGTGCTCGTCGACGTCAGCCGGCTGCCGCTCGACGAGGTCGAGGGCCTCGAGGACGGCGGCCTGCGGATCGGGGCCGCGGTCCGCAACGCCGACCTGGCCGCCCACGCCGCCGTACGACGGGGGTACCCGGTGCTCGCGCAGGCGCTGCTGGCCGGCGCCTCGGGGCAGATCCGCAACGTCGCGACCACCGGGGGCAACCTGCTGCAGCGGACCCGCTGCGTCTACTTCCAGGACGTCACCACGCCCTGCAACAAGCGCGAGCCCGGCTCCGGGTGCCCGGCCCGCGAGGGGTTCCAGCGCAGCGCGGCCGTCCTCGGTGCCTCCGAGCACTGCGTGGCCACGCATCCCTCGGACATGGCCGTCGCCCTCGCCGCGCTCGACGCGGTCGTCGTGGTGCTCGGCACGGACGGCGAGCGCCGCGTCCCGATGAGCGACTTCCACCGGCTGCCCGGTGACCGGCCCGAGCTGGACACCACGCTCGCGCAGGGCGAGCTTGTCACCGCCGTCGAGCTGCCGGCGCTGCCGGACGCGAGCCGGTCGGCCTACCGCAAGGTGCGCGACCGCGCGTCGTACGCCTTCGCGCTGGTGTCCGTCGCCGCCGTCCTCGACGCCTCGGGCGGCACCGTCCACGACGTCCGGATCGCCCTGGGCGGGGTGGCCCACAAGCCCTGGCGGGCCAGCGTCGCCGAGGAGCGGCTGCGCGGGGGACCGGCCACCGAGGAGGCGTTCCGGGCCGCCGCCGAGGCCGAGCTCGCCGCCGCCGTCCCGCTGGACGGCAACGCCTTCAAGGTGCCGATGGCCGTCAACACGATCACCGCCACGCTGCGCAACCTCGCCGGAGGATCCCGATGA